The Faecalibacterium prausnitzii genome includes a window with the following:
- a CDS encoding UvrD-helicase domain-containing protein gives MSETKWTAAQQAAIDDRGGALLVSAAAGSGKTAVLTERAVRLITDPECPIDADKLLIVTFTNAAAAELRARIGQALLRRSQAEPGNTALRRQRMLLQRAPICTIDAFCLDLLRKHFQALDIPPDFSPADPGSVAALRAAALAETLEQAYADPDFCAFADLYGKGRSDKAAGDTILHVYDFLRALPDYDRKLDEFLEPWQAGHGFDATCWHDLLLAEAARAARAGRELFCAAWNDCKEDLVLARIEAENKAKTDAARAKAVAGVNDKFAEPLERLEAAAALLGEVERLAEAGEWTPLYDRLTPYVLGMEPMPGLKGMKKRLTGEHKAAVKTRADEAAALFGQILELISCSEDEAEADRAAALPRLRALFAAVRAFDARFAAKKQERKLLEFSDFEHQALRLLRSPDGTPTPLCETIRQNYAAVMVDEYQDTNALQDALYRCLASPAGDDLFLVGDLKQSIYRFRQADPSIFREKLDAWPLLPGGAARPRPAEGTPGQNALLALDANFRSAPEVVRGINFLFEQLMTPALGDTAYGDGQRLVCGAPGEYAGSVEACFLPDDTAETDAECIARKIEALMASGEQVRDGGSTRPVQYEDCCILLAARGDFPAYVEALTAHGIPVYADARENLLDAPHIRPLIALLKVIDNPAQDIYLAAAMLGPLFGFTDDDLVRLRARAEELQKQQDEARRAAQEAAGETPAPQHRQRMSLYGALLLTVNSAEESPFEQKVRAFYARLTELRRMARSVPVEQLLEEIFVSTGYLAALGVMENGTKRREDARRFASFCAGAGANGISGLIRAIDAAAQAGSTGQETVPGGSRPGCVTIMTIHRSKGLQFPVVFVADTARRFNAADTRQPVLLHRVYGAGLRLRPEDGEGSYKTAAYAALANVHAAELRSEQMRLLYVALTRAQDKLILTIPLGMTKTTNPLAKAAAFLAAGAGETLNRQANSFADWLRTALLVHPNGGPLRRLAENLELPFADTRSTIDFSFEEAPEELQPAAEEAPAPEAPAADPVLTEQLRQGFAWQYPAASLAAVPAKVSVTSIVHKREQTALERPGFLSKDGLTAAEMGTALHAFLEHADFAALAAAKTSGTLDEAICAERDRQVAVQLTPPEIAEKLDVRRIRRFAESDAFARICAADAVLRELAFITALPASAVLAAQGSAAPEGEAAKASVLVQGIADIVLVFPDHLELLDYKTDRRKTEADFLAAYRAQLNLYALAIDKRFAPKKVTYKGIYSLELGKLIEV, from the coding sequence GTGAGCGAAACCAAATGGACAGCCGCCCAGCAGGCCGCCATCGACGACCGGGGCGGTGCGCTGCTGGTCAGTGCGGCTGCGGGCAGCGGCAAGACGGCGGTGCTGACCGAACGCGCCGTCCGGCTCATCACCGACCCGGAATGCCCCATCGACGCCGACAAACTGCTCATCGTCACCTTTACGAACGCGGCCGCAGCCGAGCTGCGGGCCCGCATCGGGCAGGCACTGCTCCGCCGCAGCCAGGCTGAACCCGGCAACACGGCCCTGCGCCGCCAGCGGATGCTGCTGCAGCGCGCCCCCATCTGCACCATTGATGCGTTCTGCCTGGACCTTCTGCGCAAGCACTTCCAGGCGCTCGATATCCCGCCGGACTTTTCCCCCGCCGACCCCGGCAGTGTGGCGGCCCTGCGCGCGGCGGCGCTGGCCGAAACGCTGGAACAGGCCTATGCCGACCCGGATTTCTGCGCTTTTGCAGATCTCTACGGCAAGGGCCGCAGCGACAAAGCCGCCGGGGATACCATCCTGCACGTCTACGATTTTCTCCGTGCCCTGCCTGACTACGACCGCAAGCTGGATGAATTTCTGGAACCGTGGCAGGCTGGACATGGATTCGATGCGACCTGCTGGCACGACCTGCTGCTGGCCGAGGCAGCCCGCGCTGCCAGAGCCGGGCGGGAGCTGTTCTGCGCCGCCTGGAACGACTGCAAAGAAGACCTCGTCCTGGCCCGCATCGAGGCCGAGAATAAAGCAAAGACCGATGCCGCCCGCGCCAAGGCCGTGGCAGGCGTCAACGATAAATTCGCCGAACCGCTGGAACGGCTCGAAGCGGCCGCTGCGCTGCTGGGCGAGGTGGAACGGCTGGCCGAAGCAGGGGAGTGGACCCCGCTCTACGACCGGCTCACCCCCTATGTGCTCGGCATGGAGCCGATGCCCGGCCTGAAGGGGATGAAGAAGCGGCTGACCGGAGAGCACAAAGCCGCCGTCAAGACCCGCGCCGACGAAGCGGCTGCGCTGTTCGGGCAGATCCTGGAACTGATCTCTTGCAGTGAAGACGAGGCCGAAGCCGACCGCGCCGCCGCCCTGCCCCGCCTGCGGGCCCTGTTTGCCGCCGTGCGGGCGTTCGATGCCCGCTTTGCGGCCAAAAAGCAGGAGCGGAAGCTGCTGGAGTTCAGTGACTTCGAGCATCAGGCGCTCCGGCTCCTCCGCAGCCCGGACGGCACCCCCACCCCGCTGTGCGAGACCATCCGGCAGAACTATGCGGCCGTCATGGTGGACGAGTATCAGGACACCAACGCCTTACAGGACGCACTCTACCGCTGTCTGGCTTCGCCCGCCGGGGACGACCTCTTCCTTGTGGGCGATTTGAAACAGAGCATCTACCGCTTCCGGCAGGCAGACCCCAGCATCTTCCGGGAAAAGCTGGATGCCTGGCCGCTCCTGCCCGGCGGCGCGGCCCGCCCCCGCCCGGCGGAAGGGACGCCCGGCCAGAACGCGCTGCTGGCGCTGGATGCGAACTTCCGCAGTGCGCCGGAAGTGGTGCGGGGCATCAACTTCCTGTTTGAGCAGCTCATGACCCCCGCCCTGGGCGATACGGCCTACGGCGACGGTCAGCGGCTGGTCTGCGGCGCACCGGGCGAATATGCGGGCAGCGTGGAGGCCTGCTTCCTGCCCGACGACACCGCCGAGACGGACGCAGAGTGCATCGCCCGGAAGATCGAAGCCCTGATGGCCTCCGGGGAGCAGGTGCGGGACGGCGGCTCCACCCGCCCGGTGCAGTACGAGGATTGCTGCATCCTGCTGGCGGCACGCGGTGACTTCCCGGCCTATGTGGAAGCCCTGACCGCCCACGGCATCCCTGTCTATGCGGACGCCCGCGAAAATCTGCTGGATGCGCCCCACATCCGGCCCCTGATCGCGCTGCTGAAGGTCATCGACAACCCGGCGCAGGATATCTATCTTGCCGCCGCCATGCTGGGCCCGCTGTTCGGCTTTACGGACGACGACCTGGTCCGCCTCCGTGCCCGCGCGGAGGAATTGCAGAAACAGCAGGACGAGGCCCGCCGTGCCGCACAGGAGGCGGCAGGGGAGACGCCTGCACCGCAGCACCGCCAGCGGATGAGCCTGTACGGGGCACTGCTGTTGACCGTGAACAGCGCCGAAGAAAGCCCCTTTGAACAGAAGGTCCGGGCGTTCTATGCCCGGCTGACCGAGCTGCGCCGGATGGCCCGGAGCGTGCCGGTGGAACAACTGCTCGAAGAGATCTTTGTGTCCACGGGCTATCTGGCCGCGCTGGGCGTGATGGAGAACGGCACCAAGCGCCGGGAAGATGCCCGGCGGTTCGCGTCCTTCTGTGCCGGGGCCGGGGCAAACGGCATCTCCGGCCTCATCCGCGCCATCGACGCCGCCGCGCAGGCAGGCTCCACCGGGCAGGAGACCGTGCCCGGCGGCTCCCGCCCCGGCTGTGTGACCATCATGACCATCCACCGTTCCAAGGGCCTGCAGTTCCCGGTGGTCTTTGTGGCGGATACGGCCCGGCGGTTCAATGCCGCCGATACCCGCCAGCCGGTGCTGCTCCACCGGGTGTACGGGGCCGGGCTGCGCCTACGCCCCGAAGACGGCGAAGGCTCCTATAAAACGGCGGCCTACGCGGCGCTGGCCAATGTCCATGCCGCCGAACTGCGCAGCGAGCAGATGCGCCTGCTGTATGTGGCGCTCACCCGCGCACAGGACAAATTGATCCTGACCATCCCGCTGGGCATGACCAAAACGACCAACCCGCTGGCGAAAGCGGCGGCCTTCCTCGCGGCGGGCGCAGGGGAGACGCTGAACCGGCAGGCCAACAGCTTCGCCGACTGGCTGCGCACGGCCCTGCTCGTCCATCCCAACGGCGGGCCGCTGCGCCGCCTGGCCGAGAACCTCGAACTGCCGTTTGCGGACACCCGCAGCACCATCGACTTTTCCTTTGAAGAGGCTCCGGAAGAGCTCCAGCCCGCAGCGGAAGAAGCCCCGGCCCCGGAAGCCCCCGCCGCCGACCCGGTGTTGACGGAACAGCTGCGGCAGGGCTTTGCCTGGCAGTACCCGGCGGCTTCGCTGGCGGCAGTGCCCGCCAAGGTCAGCGTCACGAGCATCGTGCACAAGCGGGAGCAGACGGCGCTGGAGCGCCCCGGCTTCCTCTCCAAGGATGGCCTGACGGCCGCAGAGATGGGCACGGCGCTGCATGCCTTCCTCGAACACGCCGACTTTGCCGCCCTTGCCGCTGCAAAGACATCCGGCACCCTCGATGAGGCCATCTGCGCCGAACGGGACCGTCAGGTGGCCGTGCAGCTGACCCCGCCGGAGATCGCGGAAAAGCTGGACGTCCGCCGCATCCGCCGCTTTGCCGAGAGCGATGCCTTTGCCCGCATCTGTGCGGCAGATGCCGTGCTGCGGGAGCTGGCCTTCATCACGGCCCTGCCCGCCTCGGCGGTGCTGGCTGCACAGGGCAGCGCGGCCCCGGAGGGCGAAGCGGCGAAGGCCAGCGTCCTCGTGCAGGGCATTGCGGACATCGTGCTCGTCTTCCCGGACCATCTCGAACTGCTGGATTATAAGACCGACCGCCGCAAGACCGAGGCCGACTTCCTCGCCGCCTACCGCGCCCAGCTCAACCTGTACGCCCTCGCCATCGACAAGCGCTTTGCGCCGAAGAAGGTGACCTATAAGGGCATCTATTCGCTGGAACTGGGAAAGCTGATCGAGGTATAA
- a CDS encoding DUF378 domain-containing protein, producing the protein MQTFYKVCLILMIIGGINWGLVGLFQFDFVGWLLGGSSSIWSRIVFTVVGIAAVCGIPGLFTDDDIE; encoded by the coding sequence GTGCAGACCTTTTATAAAGTGTGCCTGATCTTGATGATCATCGGCGGCATCAACTGGGGCCTGGTCGGGCTGTTCCAGTTCGATTTTGTGGGGTGGCTGCTGGGTGGCAGCAGCTCCATCTGGTCCCGCATCGTCTTCACCGTGGTCGGCATCGCCGCAGTCTGCGGCATTCCGGGCTTGTTCACGGACGACGACATCGAGTGA
- a CDS encoding DUF1292 domain-containing protein, with translation MAEEIKNPNAEEEYQPDLMTLEDEDGNEVTFEVIDALDHKGVHYMAVVEYAEDEEDVNEDAQLVILSVGEDSEGEYLDVVEDDETLLEVSKLFEKRLSDQFEIE, from the coding sequence ATGGCAGAAGAGATCAAGAACCCGAACGCCGAAGAGGAATATCAGCCCGATCTGATGACCCTTGAGGACGAGGACGGCAACGAAGTCACCTTTGAGGTGATCGACGCGCTGGACCATAAGGGCGTGCATTATATGGCCGTCGTGGAATACGCCGAGGACGAGGAAGACGTGAACGAGGATGCTCAGCTCGTCATCCTGAGCGTCGGCGAGGACAGCGAGGGCGAATATCTGGATGTCGTGGAAGACGACGAGACCCTGCTGGAAGTCAGCAAGCTGTTCGAGAAGCGGCTGAGCGACCAGTTCGAGATCGAGTAA
- the ispE gene encoding 4-(cytidine 5'-diphospho)-2-C-methyl-D-erythritol kinase, translating into MAKLNRVTVLAPAKLNLALDVVGTLPNGYHDLDMTMQAITLYEKVVLARSSSLNLSLPGSPVAANDSNTAIKAAIAFFRYTGLLAGVDITIYKNVPVRAGMAGGSADAAAVLVGLNALYGAHLSMSELCALGAKIGADVPFALMGGTCRVQGVGDVMKALPPCPDCWFTVVMPDYGVSTPEAFAAYDRVGSSRHPDCEAQEAAIRAEDLAAVCAAAGNALEECSGAKDNEAIKAALCEHGALTALMTGSGAAVFGIFASEAEARTAAAALKTRWPQVYVAQPDKGGARVTAPKWML; encoded by the coding sequence ATGGCAAAACTGAACCGCGTGACCGTTCTGGCCCCTGCCAAGCTGAATCTGGCGCTGGACGTGGTGGGTACTCTGCCCAACGGATACCACGACCTTGACATGACCATGCAGGCCATCACTCTGTATGAAAAGGTGGTGCTGGCCCGCAGCAGCAGCCTGAACCTCTCTCTGCCCGGAAGCCCGGTCGCCGCCAACGACAGCAACACCGCCATCAAGGCGGCCATCGCGTTCTTCCGCTACACCGGCCTGCTGGCGGGCGTGGACATCACCATCTATAAGAACGTGCCCGTGCGGGCCGGTATGGCGGGCGGCAGTGCGGATGCCGCCGCCGTCCTCGTGGGCTTGAATGCTCTGTATGGGGCACATCTGTCCATGAGCGAGCTCTGCGCGCTGGGTGCCAAAATCGGTGCCGATGTGCCGTTTGCCCTCATGGGCGGCACCTGCCGGGTGCAGGGCGTTGGCGATGTGATGAAAGCTCTGCCGCCCTGCCCGGACTGCTGGTTTACGGTGGTCATGCCGGACTACGGTGTCTCGACCCCGGAGGCCTTTGCGGCCTATGACCGGGTGGGCAGCAGCCGCCACCCCGACTGCGAGGCGCAGGAAGCCGCGATCCGCGCCGAAGATCTGGCCGCCGTCTGTGCTGCCGCAGGCAACGCGCTGGAAGAGTGCAGCGGTGCCAAGGACAATGAGGCCATCAAGGCTGCGCTCTGCGAACACGGTGCGCTCACGGCCCTGATGACCGGCAGCGGCGCAGCGGTGTTCGGCATCTTTGCCAGCGAGGCCGAAGCCCGCACGGCGGCTGCGGCCCTGAAGACCCGCTGGCCGCAGGTCTATGTGGCCCAGCCCGACAAGGGCGGTGCACGGGTCACCGCCCCGAAGTGGATGCTGTAA
- a CDS encoding PD-(D/E)XK nuclease family protein: protein MLQLVLGGSGSGKTTLLYHRIRARAEAGQKSILLVPEQFTSSTEGRIYRELGDALSGMVESFSFTSLAEKILSVEGGAAVQTLSDAGRAVLVRRALEELQENVHYYYRNRRSAAFCQMAAETIDELKSAGLSGQQLADLAKGCGAESGKLGELALIFQGYETLLARSGMDPADRLELAGARLEEALACGAVPGFLKEREVFIDEFDTFNAPKKRLLGALLAALPRVTVALCDDGAPLVPGDVSLFSGAKQVAVQLRQLARKNGAEVAAPQLLRRDLRHTEAPGLAAVTALLETGTCAPLEAPADEVRLFAAPSREEEARAAAGAIRRLMRQGVRCGRIAVVCRDIGKYRAAVRYEFRMAGIPLYCDEPTTPEFSAPATAVRALLALARGADLTENLTTLAKTGLCALTEEEVCALENYAYTWSPNAVAWRAAFRNDPKGFGDRELTEEDARNLSDAEKARALLVNAADALRGKVRNANAEAISRALYFCLRELGAEEQQAAQVEAIRAARGIPAAEEAAREWNVVMELLDEMARLLGEQTVTVAEYEDLFGLLLRSSDLGHIPQTLDAVVLASAGKMRLDEPDYVFVLGLAEGEFPTAPGETGLLTHADRDALMAQKIDLPDCFENRVVREQVCFYKALTAPARGLWLSWPKGQGQTLCAALEPIVEALEPAPPELALPDLAATPADGLDCLGGGWLLTGTERASLTEALRTPGGEEPEGLKLLRRMADASPRQVSDLDALEELLGRRLRISPSQLEKYYTCRYGYFLQYVLGLRPRRRAELSADQSGSLMHWVLQMALDPDPAPDNPCADMLAPFIELDDDAMAELAGLLVDEYARRYLPEDTARFAYLLSRLKKSMASLLCYLRDEQRQSSFRPVACELKIGSGGDGVRAQTYHLSDGRTVQLVGTVDRADEWVEEDGTRWVRVVDYKTGSKKLDLKEVYCGLDCQMLLYLFSLTRDGSGRFTGAEPAGVLYLLADPAPENTTRANAARSVEYKLDGLVRDEQKLFRAMDADETGRYLPFSYLRGVPSPYQKDKRADSAKLDRIRLHLDDLVTRMGEQLYGGQIAAEPLVTGRSPCLWCDYSFICCHENGIGERALDAPAKPFEAPETPPEEGKEEQP, encoded by the coding sequence ATGTTACAACTGGTCTTAGGCGGGTCGGGCAGCGGCAAGACGACGCTGCTGTATCACCGCATCCGTGCCCGCGCCGAGGCGGGTCAGAAGAGCATCCTGCTGGTGCCGGAACAGTTCACCTCCTCCACCGAGGGGCGCATCTACCGCGAACTGGGTGATGCGCTTTCCGGCATGGTGGAGAGTTTTTCATTCACGAGCCTGGCCGAGAAGATCCTGTCCGTGGAGGGTGGCGCAGCCGTGCAGACCCTTTCGGACGCAGGCCGCGCTGTGCTGGTGCGCCGCGCACTGGAGGAATTGCAGGAAAACGTCCATTACTACTACCGCAACCGGCGGAGCGCAGCGTTCTGCCAGATGGCCGCCGAGACCATCGACGAGCTCAAGAGCGCGGGCCTGTCCGGCCAGCAGCTGGCCGACCTTGCCAAAGGCTGCGGGGCCGAGAGCGGCAAGCTGGGGGAGCTGGCCCTGATCTTTCAGGGCTACGAGACCCTGCTCGCCCGCAGTGGCATGGACCCCGCCGACCGGCTGGAGCTGGCCGGAGCGCGGCTCGAAGAGGCGCTGGCCTGCGGCGCAGTGCCGGGATTTTTGAAGGAGCGGGAGGTCTTCATCGACGAGTTCGATACCTTTAATGCGCCCAAAAAGCGGCTGCTGGGGGCGCTGCTGGCCGCTCTGCCCAGGGTGACGGTGGCCCTGTGCGACGATGGGGCACCGCTCGTGCCCGGCGATGTGAGCCTGTTTTCGGGGGCCAAGCAGGTGGCCGTGCAGCTGCGCCAGCTGGCCCGCAAAAATGGGGCCGAGGTGGCTGCGCCCCAGCTGCTCCGGCGGGACCTGCGGCACACCGAGGCCCCCGGCCTTGCGGCAGTGACCGCACTGCTGGAGACCGGCACCTGTGCACCGCTGGAAGCGCCGGCGGACGAGGTGCGGCTGTTTGCTGCGCCCAGCCGGGAAGAGGAGGCCCGCGCCGCCGCCGGTGCCATCCGCCGCCTGATGCGGCAGGGGGTGCGGTGCGGCAGGATCGCGGTGGTCTGCCGCGACATCGGCAAGTACCGCGCCGCCGTGCGGTATGAGTTCCGGATGGCGGGCATCCCGCTCTACTGCGATGAACCGACCACCCCGGAGTTCAGCGCCCCGGCCACGGCGGTCCGGGCACTGTTGGCGCTGGCCCGCGGGGCCGACCTGACCGAGAATCTGACCACGCTGGCCAAAACGGGCCTGTGCGCCCTGACCGAAGAAGAGGTCTGCGCCCTCGAAAACTACGCCTATACCTGGTCGCCCAATGCGGTGGCATGGCGGGCAGCGTTCCGGAACGACCCCAAAGGCTTCGGCGATCGGGAGCTGACCGAAGAGGACGCCCGGAATCTGTCCGATGCCGAAAAGGCCCGCGCCCTGCTGGTGAACGCCGCCGATGCCCTGCGCGGCAAGGTGCGGAACGCCAACGCCGAGGCCATCAGCCGTGCGCTCTACTTCTGCCTCAGAGAGCTGGGAGCAGAGGAACAGCAGGCGGCGCAGGTGGAAGCCATCCGCGCGGCACGGGGCATCCCGGCGGCGGAAGAGGCCGCCCGCGAGTGGAACGTGGTCATGGAACTGCTGGACGAGATGGCCCGCCTGCTGGGCGAGCAGACCGTGACGGTGGCCGAATACGAAGACCTGTTCGGGCTGCTGCTGCGCTCGTCCGACCTGGGGCATATCCCGCAGACGCTGGACGCCGTGGTGCTGGCCAGCGCGGGCAAGATGCGGCTGGACGAGCCGGATTATGTCTTCGTGCTGGGCCTTGCCGAGGGCGAGTTCCCCACGGCCCCCGGCGAGACGGGCCTGCTGACCCACGCCGACCGCGACGCCCTGATGGCGCAGAAGATCGACCTGCCCGACTGCTTTGAGAACCGGGTGGTCCGCGAGCAGGTCTGCTTCTATAAGGCGCTCACCGCCCCGGCCAGAGGGCTGTGGCTGAGCTGGCCCAAGGGGCAGGGGCAGACCCTCTGCGCGGCATTGGAGCCGATCGTGGAGGCGCTGGAACCGGCTCCGCCGGAGCTGGCTCTGCCCGACCTGGCCGCGACCCCTGCCGATGGCCTCGACTGCCTGGGCGGCGGCTGGCTCCTGACCGGAACGGAACGCGCCAGCCTGACCGAGGCCCTGCGCACCCCCGGCGGCGAGGAGCCGGAGGGCCTGAAGCTGCTGCGCCGGATGGCGGACGCTTCGCCCCGGCAGGTCAGCGACCTGGATGCACTGGAAGAACTGCTGGGCCGGCGGCTGCGCATCTCGCCGAGCCAGCTGGAAAAATATTATACCTGCCGGTACGGCTACTTTTTGCAGTACGTGCTGGGCCTGCGCCCCCGCCGCCGGGCCGAGCTTTCGGCTGACCAGAGCGGCAGCCTGATGCACTGGGTGCTGCAGATGGCGCTGGACCCGGACCCTGCGCCGGACAACCCCTGCGCCGACATGCTGGCCCCCTTCATCGAGCTGGATGACGACGCCATGGCGGAGCTGGCGGGGCTTCTGGTGGACGAATACGCCCGCCGCTATCTGCCCGAAGACACGGCCCGTTTTGCCTACCTGCTCTCCCGCCTGAAAAAGAGCATGGCGAGCCTGCTGTGCTACCTGCGGGATGAACAGCGCCAGTCCAGCTTCCGGCCTGTGGCCTGCGAGCTGAAGATCGGCAGCGGCGGGGACGGCGTCCGCGCCCAGACCTATCACCTCTCAGATGGGCGGACCGTCCAGCTGGTGGGCACGGTAGACCGCGCCGACGAGTGGGTCGAGGAGGACGGCACCCGCTGGGTGCGGGTCGTGGACTACAAGACCGGCAGCAAAAAACTGGACCTGAAGGAGGTCTACTGCGGCCTCGACTGCCAGATGCTGCTCTATCTGTTCAGCCTGACGCGGGACGGCAGCGGCCGCTTTACCGGGGCGGAACCGGCGGGCGTTCTGTATCTGCTGGCCGACCCGGCCCCGGAGAACACCACCCGCGCCAACGCAGCCCGCAGTGTGGAATACAAGCTGGACGGTCTGGTGCGGGATGAGCAGAAGCTGTTCCGCGCCATGGACGCCGACGAGACTGGGCGGTATCTGCCTTTCTCGTATCTGCGCGGTGTGCCCAGCCCCTACCAGAAGGACAAACGCGCCGACAGCGCCAAGCTCGACCGCATCCGGCTGCACCTGGACGACCTCGTGACCCGGATGGGCGAGCAGCTCTACGGCGGGCAGATCGCCGCCGAACCGCTGGTCACGGGCCGAAGCCCCTGCCTGTGGTGCGATTACAGCTTTATCTGCTGCCACGAGAACGGCATCGGCGAGCGGGCACTGGATGCTCCGGCCAAACCCTTTGAAGCCCCTGAGACCCCGCCGGAAGAAGGAAAGGAGGAACAGCCGTGA
- the ruvX gene encoding Holliday junction resolvase RuvX, translating into MKILAVDYGASRTGLATCDASEFLTTAITPQITLKARPKVAARVCEIAAEIHAELIVVGLPLNMDGTEGERAEKSRKLAKTLQIWSGLPVRMWDERQSTCEAADILSETGTFGARRKEILDSVSATVILEDYLAWRKEHPGEI; encoded by the coding sequence ATGAAGATATTAGCCGTTGACTACGGAGCCAGCCGCACCGGCCTTGCCACCTGCGACGCCTCCGAATTTCTCACCACCGCCATCACGCCGCAGATCACCCTGAAAGCCCGCCCGAAGGTGGCGGCGCGGGTGTGCGAGATTGCCGCCGAGATCCATGCCGAGCTCATCGTGGTGGGCCTGCCGCTGAACATGGACGGCACCGAGGGCGAACGCGCCGAAAAGAGCCGGAAACTGGCCAAGACGCTGCAGATCTGGAGCGGCCTGCCCGTCCGGATGTGGGACGAGCGGCAGTCCACCTGCGAAGCCGCCGATATCCTCTCCGAGACCGGCACCTTCGGCGCCCGGCGGAAAGAGATCCTCGACTCCGTCAGCGCCACCGTCATCCTCGAAGATTACCTTGCCTGGCGCAAAGAGCATCCCGGCGAGATCTGA
- a CDS encoding pyridoxal phosphate-dependent aminotransferase translates to MDYDKLIAPAAAAMRPSGIRKFFDLAADMPECISLGVGEPDFKTPWAVREAGIESLEHGRTRYTANAGLKELRAEICRYLERRMNLHYDPLSQVLVTVGGSEAIDMCIRTVVQPGDEVVIPEPCFVCYEPITTLSGGVPVHVACRQEDEFRLRPEALKAAITPRTKLLIMPFPNNPTGAVMEKEDLEAIADVLRDTNVLVLSDEIYAELNYGLRPHVSIATLPGMAERTIVVNGFSKSYAMTGWRLGYACGPAPIIKIMTKIHQSAIMSAPTTSQYAAITALKDCDGEIDRMRDEYNMRRRLVVKGFNAMGLTCFEPRGAFYAFPCIKSTGMTSQEFCTRLLEQKHVALVPGDAFGASGEGYCRVSYAYSVEHLTEAMKRIRAFLEENGIAMPQ, encoded by the coding sequence ATGGATTACGATAAACTGATCGCGCCTGCCGCTGCGGCCATGCGCCCCTCCGGCATCCGCAAATTCTTCGACCTTGCCGCCGATATGCCGGAGTGCATCAGCCTGGGCGTCGGCGAACCGGATTTCAAAACGCCCTGGGCCGTGCGAGAGGCCGGTATCGAGAGCCTGGAACACGGCCGCACCCGCTATACCGCCAATGCGGGCCTGAAGGAGCTGCGCGCAGAGATCTGCCGCTATCTGGAGCGCCGGATGAACCTGCACTACGACCCGCTGAGCCAGGTGCTGGTCACCGTGGGCGGCAGTGAGGCCATTGATATGTGCATCCGCACCGTGGTGCAGCCGGGGGATGAGGTCGTCATCCCGGAGCCGTGCTTCGTCTGCTATGAGCCCATCACTACCCTGTCAGGCGGTGTGCCGGTCCATGTGGCCTGCCGCCAGGAGGATGAGTTCCGCCTCCGCCCGGAGGCCCTGAAAGCGGCCATCACCCCCAGGACCAAGCTGCTCATCATGCCGTTCCCGAACAACCCCACCGGTGCCGTGATGGAGAAGGAAGACCTCGAAGCCATCGCCGACGTTCTGCGGGACACGAACGTTCTGGTGCTGTCGGATGAGATCTACGCCGAACTGAACTACGGCCTGCGGCCGCACGTCTCTATTGCCACCCTGCCCGGCATGGCCGAGCGGACCATCGTGGTGAACGGCTTCTCCAAGAGCTATGCGATGACCGGCTGGCGTCTGGGCTATGCCTGCGGCCCGGCTCCCATCATCAAGATCATGACCAAGATCCACCAGAGCGCCATCATGAGCGCTCCCACCACCAGCCAGTACGCCGCCATCACGGCCCTGAAGGACTGCGACGGCGAGATCGACCGGATGCGGGATGAGTACAACATGCGCCGCCGTCTGGTGGTGAAGGGCTTCAACGCCATGGGCCTGACCTGTTTTGAGCCGCGGGGCGCGTTCTACGCCTTCCCCTGCATCAAGTCCACCGGGATGACCAGCCAGGAGTTCTGCACCCGGCTGCTGGAGCAGAAGCACGTGGCGCTGGTGCCCGGCGATGCCTTCGGCGCTTCCGGCGAGGGGTACTGCCGCGTGTCGTATGCGTACTCGGTGGAGCATCTGACCGAAGCCATGAAGCGCATCCGCGCCTTTTTGGAGGAAAACGGCATCGCAATGCCGCAGTGA
- a CDS encoding peptidylprolyl isomerase — protein MNRFYKKALAVLALLGCVALTGCSLKDKLSGTSGPKAISRPAVESAEVQFTHPAAGDPIAVFDTSAGVFKAVLFPTLAPQACDNFIGLAQAGYYNGLTVSRVENEFLVEAGQGADGKGTTIWNGSRYPIEATDRLHHYAGALCAATDASGQCASVFYVMESLPGGDSVTQELVDQMNAASYRAEVVAAYQTAGGAPYLDYTDTVFGQVYEGMDIVDNIAQTAVDENQKPTEAITIHSVSIETYQ, from the coding sequence ATGAATCGTTTTTATAAAAAAGCGCTGGCGGTGCTGGCGCTCCTGGGCTGTGTGGCGCTGACGGGCTGTTCGCTCAAGGACAAGCTCAGCGGCACTTCTGGGCCGAAAGCTATCTCCCGCCCGGCGGTGGAGTCCGCCGAGGTGCAGTTCACCCACCCGGCGGCGGGCGACCCCATCGCGGTGTTCGATACCTCGGCGGGCGTGTTCAAGGCCGTGCTTTTCCCCACGCTGGCCCCGCAGGCCTGCGACAACTTCATCGGCCTTGCGCAGGCGGGGTACTACAACGGCCTGACCGTTTCCCGCGTCGAGAACGAATTTCTCGTCGAGGCCGGGCAGGGGGCTGATGGAAAAGGCACTACCATCTGGAACGGCAGCCGCTACCCCATTGAGGCCACCGACCGGCTCCATCACTACGCCGGGGCGCTGTGTGCGGCCACGGATGCATCCGGCCAGTGCGCCAGCGTCTTCTATGTGATGGAGTCGCTGCCCGGCGGCGATTCCGTGACGCAGGAGCTTGTGGACCAGATGAATGCGGCCTCCTACCGCGCCGAGGTCGTGGCCGCCTACCAGACGGCGGGCGGCGCACCCTACCTCGATTACACCGACACCGTCTTCGGCCAGGTGTACGAGGGGATGGACATCGTGGACAACATTGCCCAGACGGCGGTGGATGAGAACCAGAAGCCCACCGAGGCCATCACCATCCACAGTGTCAGCATCGAGACGTATCAATAA